A single window of Vanessa tameamea isolate UH-Manoa-2023 chromosome 5, ilVanTame1 primary haplotype, whole genome shotgun sequence DNA harbors:
- the Pola1 gene encoding DNA polymerase alpha catalytic subunit, which produces MADSLAGQRAKRQKVDKHGRMTALEKLKLLKGKGSKHKYDVDEMENVYDTVDETEYSERVLQRQEDDWIEDDGTGYVEDGREIFDDDDGIDDTYVATSKESGRGQKRKAKVAPPSGKGNIRNLLGAMPSKKKEDVKISEDNILSDIMSDLDGCTSSAIKPKSFMPSKTNIIESNKKEAQNYFKNLSSSVKKPAPVVKFEETDTYKKETNDQNSLLEKQSNGHIAKKSEWNIDKEIKKELEDSATQNIEEFQTQELNFDDDFSNDAALCAVPEIKEETPTVSNTITDVAEEFLNEDFEIFPTKKEPKELKPLSSNWADQNQNQVVSTVQTDGQLPIQTNKDGEKVLKFYWLDAWEDRFVKPGVVYLFGKVYVNPANKKAGCTSCCLVIKNVDRQLFLLPREYKLDPITLEPTDQEVTMMDVYQEFNSTVASEVGLKNFKSRKVTKNYCFNLPDIPAQCDYLEVKYSAALPPPPTGKKYLTFSHIFGTNTSSLETFLLDRKVKGPCWLEVKQVENVQAKVSWCKLEATCEKMEQVNVIRDDNDLEPPPIVIATLNMRTVTDPKTNKTKILILSCLAHNSFQIHKPPPNPPFHQHFCVMTKCNDIWPLDLKQHLPQYKATRLTKCESERELLNFFMVQFWKLDPDLVVGHDLQGFQQDLLIGNILDLRIPNWSRLGRLKRSVAPQRKYAAKDAFLGRLVCDIKLSAMELIRARSFDLDTLCVNVLKMKEGDRVDVALEDLPRYYESTNDLLQLVTLSMQDASYILKIMCELNVVPLALQITQIAGNVMSRTLMGGRSERNEYLLLHAFNEKNYIVPDKVYGKKVVVDDADGDEQEAGSNSVPKKQGKKKAAYSGGLVLDPKKGFYDKLILLMDFNSLYPSIIQEYNICFTTIKRKNGTVLDDDINNLVLPGPNTDFGILPTQIRKLVESRREVKKLMKSPDLPPEQYMQYNIRQMGLKLTANSMYGCLGFTHSRFYAKPLAALVTMKGREILMDTKEIVQKLNYDVVYGDTDSLMINTNCLDYDYVFKIGNDLKREINKKYKQIELDIDGVFKYLLLLKKKKYAAVIITKNKTGEFTFTQEHKGLDIVRRDWSQLAAEAGKFILSQILSEQTADERLESIQNHLNKLKDDLVSSKMPLSLLTITKQLTKNPNEYADKNSQPHVQVALRLNAKNSRRFKKGDIVPYIICEDGTANSPTQRAYHIEELKNSEHLKVDYKYYLAHQLHPVISRICEPIEGMDPARVADCLGLDPSGYRQIIKKENSNTETYEVENDYEKYRHCKEFLFVCVNENCKNENRVRETFVKLDKENITFLEKCQNPKCTVKPVDYVACIQNQLTLQMRQYHNQYYEGWLSCEDPACGYRTVRLPQTFAGGYPLCRQCEKGVMFRDYSEKDLYLQINFFHFLFDINKNNTSKTKISVQVITAFQVLKETVEDILAHSAYSIINLSKLFRFFHLDNKNGSNIKSEPVEIDIMPETEHIDALMEMGTY; this is translated from the exons atggCAGACTCTTTAG CTGGTCAGAGAGCTAAAAGGCAAAAAGTTGATAAACATGGTCGTATGACGGCTTTAGAAAAGCTGAAATTACTTAAAGGAAAGGGctcaaaacataaatatgatgTGGACGAAATGGAGAACGTTTACGATACGGTCGACGAGACAGAATATAGTGAGCGAGTTTTGCAGCGTCAAGAAGATGACTGGATCGAAGATG ATGGCACTGGATATGTGGAAGATGGCAGAGAAATTTTTGATGATGACGATGGAATTGATGATACATATGTGGCAACTAGTAAGGAATCTGGTCGGGGACAAAAGAGAAAAGCCAAAGTAGCACCACCATCAGGGAAAGGCAATATAAGAAATCTCTTAGGAGCCATGCCATCTAAGAAAAAGGAG GATGTAAAAATATCAGAAGACAACATTTTATCAGACATCATGTCAGATTTGGATGGATGTACATCATCTGCAATCAAACCAAAGTCCTTCATGCCAAGCAAAACTAATATAATTGAATCAAACAAAAAAGAAGCACAAAACTACTTCAAAAACTTATCAAGTTCAGTAAAAAAACCTGCTCCAGTTGTTAAATTTGAGGAAActgatacatataaaaaagaaacaaat GATCAAAATAGTCTATTAGAAAAACAATCAAATGGTCACATAGCAAAGAAATCTGAATGGAATATAgataaagaaataaagaaagaatTGGAAGACTCTGCAACTCAGAACATAGAAGAGTTTCAGACAcaagaattaaattttgatgatgattttaGCAATGATGCTGCTTTGTGTGCTGTTCCTGAAATCAAAGAAGAGACTCCAACTGTCTCTAACACTATAACGGATGTAGCTGAGGAATTTTTGAATGaagattttgaaatatttccaaCTAAAAAGGAACCTAAGGAATTAAAACCTTTGAGCAGCAATTGGGCTGATCAGAATCAAAATCAAGTGGTTTCCACTGTTCAAACCGATGGCCAACTTCCAATTCAAACTAACAAAGATGGAGAAAAAGTTCTCAAATTTTATTGGCTAGATGCGTGGGAAGATAGATTTGTTAAACCTGGAGTTGTGTATCTATTTGGTAAAGTGTATGTGAATCCAGCAAACAAGAAGGCCGGTTGTACTTCTTGCTGCTtggttataaaaaatgttgaccGTCAGTTGTTTCTGCTTCCAAGGGAATAT aaattagaTCCCATAACGTTGGAACCCACAGACCAAGAAGTCACAATGATGGATGTGTACCAAGAATTTAACAGCACAGTGGCCAGTGAGGTGGgcttaaaaaattttaaatctagGAAAGTCACTAAAAATTACTGCTTCAACCTGCCCGACATACCTGCACAGTGTGACTATTTAGAAGTGAAGTATTCT gctGCATTACCACCACCCCCAACaggaaagaaatatttaacattttctcACATATTTGGCACAAATACTTCATCTTTGGAGACATTCTTACTCGATAGAAAGGTCAAAGGGCCCTGTTGGTTAGAAGTGAAGCAGGTTGAAAATGTCCAAGCTAAAGTGTCATGGTGTAAGCTAGAGGCTACTTGTGAGAAAATGGAGCAAGTTAATGTGATAAGAGATGATAATGATCTTGAACCACCACCAATTGTTATTGCTACG ctaAATATGCGTACTGTGACAGatccaaaaacaaataaaacaaaaattttgatattGAGCTGTTTAGCACACAATTCCTTTCAAATACATAAGCCACCACCAAATCCACCATTTCATCAGCACTTCTGtg TAATGACAAAATGTAATGACATATGGCCACTTGATCTTAAACAACATTTACCACAGTACAAGGCAACAAGACTGACCAAATGTGAATCGGAAAGAGAACTTCTAAACTTTTTTATGGTACAGTTTTGGAAATTAGACCCAGACTTAGTTGTGGGTCATGATTTGCAAGGTTTTCAACAGGACTTGCTTATTGGTAAcatcttagatttacgtattccgaATTGGTCTCGCCTAGGACGTCTTAAGAGATCAGTTGCACCTCAGAGAAAATATGCAGCCAAGGACGCATTTTTAGGAAGACTGGTGTGCGATATAAAACTTTCTGCCATGGAACTAATACGAGCCCGAAGTTTTGACTTAGATACACTATGTGTAAATGTTCTTAAAATGAAAGAAGGTGATCGCGTCGATGTAGCCCTCGAGGACTTACCACGTTACTATGAAAGTACTAATGATCTTCTGCAACTTGTAACACTAAGTATGCAGGATGCTTCctacatattaaaaatcatgTGTGAACTTAATGTAGTACCCTTAGCATTACAAATTACTCAAATAGCTGGTAATGTAATGTCTAGGACTCTAATGGGCGGAAGATCTGAAAGAAACGAGTATTTATTGCTACATGCTTTTAATGAAAAGAACTATATTGTACCGGATAAAGTTTATGGAAAAAAAGTTGTAGTTGATGATGCAGATGGGGATGAACAAGAAGCAGGCTCTAATAGTGTACCAAAAAAACAAGGTAAAAAGAAAGCTGCATATTCAGGAGGTCTCGTTCTCGATcctaaaaaaggtttttatgatAAACTAATTCTTCTGATGGACTTTAACTCTTTGTACCCAAGTATTATTCAAGAATACAATATTTGCTTTAcaacaattaaaagaaaaaatggaACAGTACTTGATGACGATATAAATAACCTTGTTTTGCCTGGTCCAAATACTGATTTTGGCATCCTTCCAACTCAGATTAGAAAGCTTGTGGAAAGCAGACGGGAAGtaaaaaaactaatgaaatcGCCAGACTTGCCACCAGAACAGTACATGCAATATAACATACGGCAAATGGGTTTAAAACTCACGGCTAATTCTATGTATGGATGTCTGGGCTTTACACATTCCAGGTTTTATGCCAAACCACTAGCAGCCTTAGTCACTATGAAGGGTAGAGAAATTCTAATGGACACAAAAGAAATTgtacaaaagttaaattatgaCGTTGTATATGGGGACACAGATAGTTTGATGATAAATACTAACTGTTTAGATTATGACTATGTTTTTAAGATTGGTAATGATCTAAAAAGAGagattaacaaaaaatacaaacagaTTGAATTGGACATTGATggagtatttaaatatctacttcttttaaaaaagaagaaatatgCTGCTGTAATAATTACTAAGAATAAAACTGGTGAATTCACATTTACCCAAGAACATAAGGGTTTAGATATTGTTAGACGTGATTGGTCACAATTGGCAGCGGAAGCTGGCAAATTTATACTAAGCCAAATACTTTCTGAACAAACAGCCGACGAGAGACTTGAAAGTattcaaaatcatttaaataaattgaaggaTGATTTAGTGAGTAGCAAAATGCCATTATCCTTATTAACTATCACAAAACAACTTACCAAAAATCCAAATGAATATGCTGATAAAAACTCTCAACCACATGTCCAAGTAGCATTGAGGTTGAATGCTAAAAATAGtagaagatttaaaaaaggtgACATAGTACCTTATATAATTTGTGAAGATGGGACTGCTAACTCACCAACACAAAGAGCTTACCATATAGAAGAGTTGAAAAACTCTGAACATCTTAAAGTGGATTACAAGTATTACTTAGCACATCAACTTCACCCCGTCATATCACGTATATGCGAACCAATAGAAGGCATGGATCCGGCGCGAGTCGCCGACTGTCTTGGTCTGGACCCTTCAGGTTAtcgacaaattattaaaaaagaaaactcaaATACTGAAACATACGAGGTTGAAAACGACTATGAAAAGTACAGACATTGCAAAGAgtttttgtttgtgtgtgtaaacgaaaactgtaaaaatgaaaatagagtTAGAGAAACATTTGTCAAATTGGACAAAGAAAATATAACGTTTTTAGAAAAATGTCAAAATCCTAAATGTACCGTAAAACCAGTTGATTATGTGGCTTGTATTCAAAACCAATTGACTCTACAAATGCGGCAGTACCATAACCAGTATTATGAAGGCTGGTTATCATGTGAAGACCCAGCTTGCGGATACCGCACGGTTCGACTTCCTCAAACATTTGCTGGTGGCTATCCTTTATGTAGACAGTGTGAAAAGGGGGTTATGTTCAGAGATTACTCTGAAAAAGATTTATATCTTCAGAttaacttttttcattttttatttgatattaataaaaacaatacatcaa aaactAAAATATCTGTACAAGTCATTACTGCATTTCAAGTTTTAAAAGAGACTGTTGAAGATATCCTGGCACACTCAGCCTACTCTATAATTAACTTATCGAAGTTGTTTAGGTTTTTCCACCtagataataaaaatggaaGCAATATTAAGTCAGAACCTGTGGAAATAGATATCATGCCAGAAACTGAACACATTGATGCTTTAATGGAAATGGGGACCTACTAG
- the LOC113392444 gene encoding DNA replication licensing factor Mcm7 — MAMRDYTADKETFKNFFIDFCQTDDEGRKFFKYSEQLSKVAHREQVAFVVDLDDLHETNEELAEAVIKNTRRYTNMVSDVVYEMLPDFKNKEAVAKDVLDVYIDHRIMLEARNHRIPGEMRDPRNRYPPELIRRFEVCFKDMSTSKSVPIRDVKAEHIGKLVTVRGIVTRCTDVKPLLIVATYSCSACGAETYQPVRSLQFTPPPACSADECRLNKTAGQLHLQTRGSRFQKFQELKIQEHSDQVPVGHIPRQLSVYCRGECTRRAQPGDHVAVTGIFLPLLNAGFKQIMQGLLSDTYLEAHGVTCLNQSEEGETAEPLTEEELAELADEDLYSRMARSLAPEIYGHEDVKKALLLLLVGGVDKRPNGMKIRGNINICLMGDPGVAKSQLLNYIDRLAPRSQYTTGRGSSGVGLTAAVLKDPFTGEMMLEGGALVLADQGVCCIDEFDKMAENDRTAIHEVMEQQTISIAKAGIMTCLNARVSILAAANPAYGRYNPKRTIEQNIQLPAALLSRFDLLWLIRDKPDREKDLELAKHIAYVHQHCAQPAGSSRALRMRLVRRYLALTRRKQPVVPTHLADYIVSSYVELRREARNARDVTFTSARNLLAILRLSTALARLRLSDVVEKEDVSEAIRLVEMSKQSLQHVDDNVQRGISATDRIFAVVRDLAGSNKTVKIADVIERCVDKGFKPDQVDACIEEYENLNVWQVNQVRTKITFM, encoded by the exons ATGGCTATGCGTGATTATACGGCTGATAAAG aAACATTCAAAAATTTCTTCATTGACTTTTGCCAGACCGATGATGAGGGCcgcaaattttttaaatactcggAACAGCTTTCTAAAGTAGCCCATAGGGAACAG GTAGCTTTTGTAGTGGACTTGGATGATTTACATGAAACAAATGAAGAATTGGCAGAAGCTGTGATTAAAAATACAAGACGATATACTAACATGGTCTCTGATGTTGTCTACGAGATGCTtcctgattttaaaaataaagag GCTGTTGCTAAGGATGTACTGGATGTGTATATTGACCACAGAATAATGCTGGAAGCAAGGAATCATAGGATTCCTGGTGAGATGAGAGACCCAAGGAATAGATACCCTCCAGAACTTATAAGACGAtt tgaagTATGCTTCAAGGATATGTCTACATCTAAATCAGTCCCAATAAGAGATGTAAAGGCTGAACACATTGGAAAACTTGTTACAGTCAGAG gTATAGTAACTCGTTGCACAGATGTCAAGCCTCTATTAATAGTAGCAACTTACTCGTGTAGTGCTTGTGGAGCTGAGACATACCAGCCAGTTCGATCCTTGCAGTTTACTCCACCGCCTGCTTGCAGTGCTGATGAGTGCAGACTCAATAAAACAGCTGGCCAGCTACATTTACAAACTAGAGGATCAAGGTTCCAAAAGTTTCAGGAGTTAAAGATACAGGAACAT TCTGACCAGGTCCCGGTGGGGCACATCCCGCGCCAGCTGTCGGTGTACTGCCGCGGCGAGTGCACGCGCCGCGCGCAGCCCGGCGACCACGTGGCCGTCACTGGTATTTTCCTGCCGCTGCTCAATGCTGGCTTCAAACAAATTATGCAGGGATTGCTCTCTGACACATATCTAGAAGCTCAT GGCGTCACTTGTTTAAATCAAAGCGAGGAAGGAGAAACGGCGGAACCGCTAACTGAAGAAGAATTAGCTGAGCTTGCCGATGAAGATTTGTACTCGAGAATGGCTCGTAGTTTGGCGCCTGAGATTTACGGTCACGAAGATGTTAAAAAAGCCTTATTGTTGTTGCTTGTGGGGGGTGTCGATAA GCGTCCTAATGGCATGAAAATTCGTGGTAATATCAACATTTGCCTGATGGGTGATCCTGGTGTTGCCAAGTCCCAGTTGCTGAACTATATCGACAGACTAGCTCCCCGCAGCCAATATACTACTGGACGAGGATCATCAGGTGTTGGTCTTACTGCTGCTGTATTAAAG GACCCATTTACTGGGGAGATGATGTTAGAAGGGGGAGCATTGGTGCTGGCGGATCAAGGTGTTTGTTGCATTGACGAATTCGACAAGATGGCGGAGAACGACCGCACAGCCATACACGAGGTCATGGAGCAGCAGACCATCAGTATTGCTAAG GCGGGCATCATGACGTGCCTGAACGCGCGCGTGTCGATCCTGGCGGCCGCCAACCCCGCGTACGGCCGCTACAACCCCAAGCGCACCATCGAGCAGAACATCCAGCTGCCCGCCGCGCTGCTGTCCCGGTTCGACCTGCTGTGGCTCATACGGGACAAGCCCGATAG GGAGAAGGACCTGGAGCTGGCCAAGCACATCGCGTACGTGCACCAGCACTGCGCGCAGCCGGCCGGCAGCTCGCGCGCGCTGCGCATGCGCCTCGTGCGGCGCTACCTCGCGCTCACGCGCCGCAAGCAGCCCGTCGTGCCCACGCACCTTGCCGACTACATCGTCT CGTCGTATGTAGAACTACGTAGGGAAGCTCGTAACGCCCGCGACGTCACATTCACTTCGGCCAGAAACTTGTTAGCTATACTGCGTCTGTCCACCGCGCTGGCGAGGCTCAG gTTGTCAGACGTGGTCGAAAAAGAGGACGTTTCAGAAGCGATACGACTCGTAGAGATGTCGAAACAATCGCTACAACACGTAGACGACAATGTGCAGAG GGGTATAAGTGCGACGGACCGCATATTCGCAGTCGTGCGCGACCTCGCCGGCTCCAACAAGACCGTGAAGATCGCCGACGTCATCGAACGCTGCGTGGACAAGGGCTTCAAGCCCGATCAG GTGGATGCTTGTATCGAGGAGTATGAGAATCTTAATGTTTGGCAAGTGAACCAAGTAAGAACTAAAATCACCTTTATGTGA